From a region of the Sporosarcina ureilytica genome:
- a CDS encoding ABC transporter permease, which produces MDKFLPRLPFADWIDDGVQWLTDVFAPLFDGIATFLEAIVEGSVNLLDLVPSILLAVIFALLAWFISTRKIGLFTLIGFLFIDYLGLWYPMLQMLALVVTAVLFAVVIGIPIGILASQNKTVKQITNPILDLMQTMPAFVYLIPAIFFFNIGVVPGVVASVIFAMPPTIRLTMLGIQQVPTDLIEATEAFGSTTWQRLVKIQIPLAKPTILAGVNQSIMLSLSMVVIASMVGAPGLGEEVYRAVTQLKTGVGVEVGVAIVIVAIILDRITQHAGSKKQGGISE; this is translated from the coding sequence TTGGATAAATTTTTACCACGCCTTCCATTTGCCGACTGGATTGACGATGGCGTTCAATGGTTAACAGATGTTTTTGCGCCATTATTTGATGGGATTGCAACGTTCTTAGAAGCAATTGTAGAAGGGTCAGTCAATTTATTAGACCTTGTGCCATCAATTTTATTGGCAGTCATATTTGCCTTACTTGCTTGGTTTATTTCAACGAGAAAAATTGGGCTATTTACACTAATTGGATTCTTGTTCATAGACTATTTAGGTTTATGGTATCCGATGTTGCAAATGCTAGCACTCGTTGTGACAGCCGTCTTGTTTGCTGTAGTTATTGGGATACCGATTGGAATTTTGGCATCACAAAATAAAACTGTGAAACAAATTACGAATCCGATTTTGGATTTAATGCAGACGATGCCAGCATTTGTTTATTTAATCCCAGCTATTTTCTTCTTTAACATCGGGGTTGTACCAGGGGTTGTTGCATCAGTTATTTTTGCAATGCCACCGACAATTCGTTTAACGATGTTAGGGATTCAGCAAGTGCCAACGGATTTAATCGAAGCAACTGAGGCATTCGGTTCAACAACATGGCAACGTTTAGTGAAGATTCAAATTCCGCTTGCAAAGCCAACTATTTTAGCAGGCGTGAACCAAAGTATCATGTTATCACTCTCAATGGTTGTGATAGCTTCAATGGTAGGTGCTCCGGGACTTGGTGAAGAAGTTTACCGAGCCGTTACGCAATTGAAAACAGGTGTTGGTGTTGAAGTCGGTGTGGCGATTGTCATTGTTGCCATTATTTTAGACCGCATCACGCAACACGCAGGATCGAAAAAACAAGGAGGAATTTCAGAATGA
- a CDS encoding glycine betaine ABC transporter substrate-binding protein has product MKRKVFGLGAAALLALGLAACGSDDTTKKETGSDDDTTGVTEEAVGESVNYKITGIDPGAGIMEAADRAIEDYELDEWTLTTGSGSAMTAALKKAYDKEEPIIVTGWTPHWKFAEFDLKYLEDPKGSFGGEEQIRTIGRVGLEEDLPEAHAILSNFNWTEEDMAEVMIAIQDGEKEEVAAQNWIDANEDKVSEWTDGVDKVNGDKIKLAYVAWDSEIASHNVMKIVLEDMGYKVTLTQVEAGPLWTAVANGSADASLAAWLPITHETYAEKFKGDFEELGINMEGVKIGLVVPEYMNIDSIEDLQK; this is encoded by the coding sequence TTGAAAAGAAAAGTATTTGGATTAGGTGCAGCAGCATTGCTTGCACTAGGACTTGCAGCATGTGGAAGTGACGATACAACTAAGAAAGAAACAGGTTCAGATGATGACACAACTGGTGTTACAGAGGAAGCAGTTGGTGAATCAGTAAATTATAAGATTACAGGAATTGACCCAGGTGCTGGGATTATGGAAGCAGCTGACCGTGCAATTGAAGATTATGAATTAGATGAGTGGACGCTAACTACAGGTTCAGGTTCAGCAATGACGGCAGCGCTGAAAAAAGCATATGATAAAGAAGAACCAATTATTGTTACAGGTTGGACACCGCACTGGAAATTTGCGGAGTTTGATCTTAAATATCTTGAAGATCCCAAAGGTTCATTTGGCGGAGAAGAGCAAATCCGTACAATAGGCCGTGTTGGTTTAGAAGAAGATCTACCAGAAGCACATGCAATTTTGTCGAACTTTAATTGGACAGAAGAGGACATGGCCGAGGTTATGATTGCAATTCAAGACGGTGAGAAAGAAGAAGTAGCAGCTCAAAACTGGATTGACGCAAATGAAGATAAAGTATCAGAATGGACAGATGGTGTCGATAAAGTTAACGGCGATAAAATTAAACTTGCTTATGTTGCATGGGATAGTGAAATCGCAAGCCATAACGTGATGAAAATTGTTCTAGAAGATATGGGCTATAAGGTTACACTGACACAAGTAGAAGCAGGTCCATTATGGACAGCTGTTGCAAATGGTAGCGCAGATGCATCACTCGCAGCATGGTTACCAATTACACACGAAACATATGCTGAGAAATTTAAAGGTGACTTTGAAGAGCTTGGCATTAATATGGAAGGTGTGAAAATCGGTTTAGTCGTCCCAGAATATATGAACATTGACTCAATTGAAGACTTACAAAAATAA
- the ribE gene encoding riboflavin synthase, translating into MFTGIVEEIGTIQSANRGANSLTLRIQCAKVLEDVNKGDSIAVNGVCLTVKDFTASYFTADVMPETVKATTIHSLQVGSRVNLERAMAANGRFGGHFVSGHVDGTGDIVTVQQRENAIYMEINIAPELLQYFIQKGSVTVDGTSLTVFDVTDSGFVISLIPVTQADSIIGQKRVGDIVNVECDMLAKYIERLLSKKEVQQPSTVTMSLLAENGFLN; encoded by the coding sequence GTGTTTACTGGGATTGTAGAAGAAATCGGTACAATTCAATCCGCGAATCGAGGTGCGAATTCTTTAACGCTCCGAATTCAATGTGCGAAGGTCCTTGAAGATGTTAATAAAGGGGATAGCATTGCGGTGAATGGTGTTTGTTTAACGGTTAAAGATTTTACAGCGTCCTATTTTACAGCAGATGTGATGCCTGAAACGGTAAAAGCGACAACGATTCACTCGCTTCAAGTAGGAAGTCGTGTCAATTTAGAGCGCGCAATGGCAGCAAATGGTCGGTTTGGCGGTCATTTTGTAAGTGGACATGTTGATGGAACCGGCGATATAGTGACCGTTCAACAGAGAGAAAATGCAATTTACATGGAAATTAACATTGCACCTGAATTATTACAGTACTTCATCCAAAAAGGGTCTGTGACAGTTGATGGAACGTCACTGACAGTTTTTGATGTGACAGATAGTGGATTTGTTATCTCGTTAATTCCGGTTACACAAGCTGACTCTATAATTGGACAAAAACGCGTTGGCGACATTGTGAATGTAGAGTGCGATATGTTAGCGAAATATATTGAACGATTATTATCTAAAAAAGAAGTGCAACAACCGAGCACGGTGACGATGTCATTACTTGCAGAAAATGGTTTTCTAAATTAA
- the ribD gene encoding bifunctional diaminohydroxyphosphoribosylaminopyrimidine deaminase/5-amino-6-(5-phosphoribosylamino)uracil reductase RibD, giving the protein MIDENMMKLALQLAQSAEGQTSPNPLVGAVCVKNGQIIGTGAHLKAGTPHAEVHALKMAGAAAFGADLYVTLEPCAHHGQTPPCTGRIISSGIRRVIIASTDPNPSVNGRGIELLKQAGIEVITGVLQEEADYLNRAFFHFIQHGKPYVTLKAATTLDGRLATQNGDSKWITSETSRTDVHELRHTHDAILVGVDTVLHDNPFLTTRLPHGGKNPIRIILDRQLRTSETANVITDGAVETIIFTLESTVMNAHLSAFSNVSIERIPDSAHFLEEVLIRLAQKGIMTLFVEGGSRIHSSFMNAQLADELYLYVAPKLIGNGPTIFMDETRSFMAESEGLSFLDVKKIGDDIRIHAQFQKEGES; this is encoded by the coding sequence ATGATTGATGAAAATATGATGAAACTAGCGCTACAATTGGCGCAAAGTGCAGAAGGACAAACTTCACCGAATCCTCTTGTAGGTGCTGTTTGTGTTAAAAATGGTCAAATTATTGGGACAGGCGCTCACTTAAAAGCGGGAACCCCCCATGCTGAAGTTCATGCATTAAAGATGGCAGGAGCAGCAGCTTTTGGTGCGGATTTATACGTCACCCTTGAACCGTGTGCACATCATGGACAAACACCGCCTTGTACAGGACGCATTATTTCAAGCGGGATTCGTCGTGTAATCATTGCGTCAACAGATCCAAATCCTTCTGTAAATGGACGAGGGATTGAACTTCTTAAGCAAGCCGGAATTGAAGTAATCACCGGTGTTTTACAGGAAGAGGCAGACTATTTAAATCGTGCATTTTTTCATTTTATTCAACACGGTAAACCTTACGTCACTTTGAAAGCGGCCACTACCCTAGATGGTCGACTTGCAACGCAAAATGGGGATAGTAAATGGATTACATCTGAAACCTCTAGAACAGATGTCCATGAACTTCGTCATACCCATGATGCGATTTTAGTTGGCGTTGACACCGTACTTCATGATAATCCTTTCCTAACCACCCGTTTGCCCCATGGTGGAAAGAATCCAATTCGAATTATTTTAGATCGACAGTTACGAACATCCGAAACAGCAAATGTTATTACTGATGGTGCTGTAGAAACAATTATTTTTACGTTGGAATCAACTGTAATGAATGCACATTTATCTGCGTTTTCCAATGTGTCTATTGAAAGAATTCCAGATTCAGCACATTTTTTGGAAGAAGTGCTAATACGTCTTGCGCAAAAAGGAATTATGACCTTGTTTGTCGAGGGCGGCAGTCGCATCCATTCGAGTTTTATGAATGCACAGTTGGCTGATGAACTTTATTTATACGTAGCACCAAAATTAATTGGCAATGGTCCGACAATCTTTATGGATGAAACGCGTTCTTTTATGGCAGAAAGTGAAGGACTTTCATTCCTAGACGTGAAAAAAATTGGCGATGATATTAGAATTCATGCTCAGTTTCAAAAGGAAGGTGAGTCATAG